The Solea senegalensis isolate Sse05_10M linkage group LG12, IFAPA_SoseM_1, whole genome shotgun sequence DNA segment AAAGCAGCATTTATACTAACACAGATTGGAGGGGCTGTTAATCGTGGGTGTCATGAAGAGATTAGTGAGAAGTGAGAGCTAAACTAGAGGGAAGACATACAGCAGGGAGTCAGGGCACATCCATCCTTACCGTACTGGCGCGGGTCCAGGCAGAGCGTGGCCCCCTCCATCATGGTGGCGTTTTGGCACAGGTTCCAGATGTTGAAGTATATGAAGACTGGGAGGGAGGTGAACGCAGTCACTCCGAGCCAAGCCAGCATGAAGATGTATGTCAGCATGATGAACTAAGAGAGAATAACGCATCATCTTatataaatattcattcattcattcagtcattgtctaccaatttatcctccacatgaaggtggcaggtcactggagccaattccAGTTGGCATAGGTGGGCAATTTAGAGCGCTGTTTTTGGTctgtaggaggaaactggagtactCCATGCTGCAGGGCAACAGTGGTAGCCCCACCATGTGGCTTGTTAAAAATATTAAGAATTAAAAAATTTTAAGGTATCTCTTCAAGACACACTTAAAGACCAGGTCCTACCGGGGCATTATAGTCTACTACATGGCATACTTAACCCTTTTCTGCCTCCTTGTCCTTTCTTTGGATTTGATTATGTCCATGAGCACACGCTTATCCTCGCTAACTTAATGAAAtcattcatcacaaataccaTAGCATGGCTTATTTCCCCATGCCCCCATGTGGAGCTTCAGATTGGTTGAGCAATTATATTCCCGCGATAATCTTGTTAGGATTGCTTCCAGCTCTGTGATCGGCTCCATATGGGGCtggtctctgtttttttttctttaattcttgTTGAAAGGGTCATCAAATTATGGCTTTATATGATGGTTGATggtttttaacaataataataataaaaatatagagCACAGTCTTGACAAACATCTTTTTAGGACACAGACTCGCTTGTGTCTTATTGGTCTGATCTTTAAACTTGACACAATAAGCAAAATCATATCCTCTAATGCTCCCACAAAGGAAATTCTCACCCACTCAACATTTTTCAGGGGAAATCACCTGACGTTTAGACTGTTTGATTGAGTGCTAGTAAACACTGTATACTGGGTACAACTCGTCGTAAATCTCGGCTAAATTTGACATGTGCTAAAGTATTAGTCATACCCAAGCGCTGACGCAGCGTCCGCAGGTGGTGATCTTGAAGTCTCCGTACAGGTCTTTGATGGCTCCACTGGTGAAGAAGCCCTCCACCATCAGCAGGATGCCGTAGACAAAGAAGGCCGACGCGATGCCGTAGATCACGTATTTGATGATGTCAATCCTAGAAGATGAATTAAAAAGTCGTTCAAAAATTGCAGGCAAGACAATGACGATTTCTGTTCAACTGCAGGAGATTAAACGTCTATTTATTCTCAAGACAGAGAACAAAGTTCATGAAGTCTATGTGCTTCCTCCgtcattatcccgctgtaaacttcAGAGTGATCAATAATCACCCTGGCGTATATTGATTACTGTATTACACGAGGAAGGAAGATCATATATCACCaaattttgacccaccccttaTAGTGATTGACTTACTGATATATCTAAGTATGTaagatatatatgtactgttaaatcaagtgagaaggaAGAGTGATTTTCCcaaatgcacttgttttttgCACCCTCTGGTGGCCATTCCGTGTACTTTTACTTGCTgattggcttcaggaggaaaccaCATCGAACATGAAAGAGGGATTTAACccgttttttgtttattttaaccagaaaatgtcctatgagtaattttttttccagtatcACTTTCAGTATCTAGCAGTTATTTGCAACTTACTGCGTGTTAAAatttaaactgaagaaaaacaaaggttttatttaaaataaacgcTGTCGTTGtgcatgaacaccagattttgcgtgttaaatttgaaatttgaacagttgagtttttgtcttgatgtccaaaaacaggccaaagacACAGATTCGCCGGCTTCCCACAACAGCGGGAgggaaattaccgtaataaccacacttTGGCTtggacgtgcaacttctcagcctTCAGAAACCGTCACATAATCACGGAAATGCAACGTGTCGTGGGCTAATTTTGCCTCAAAATCGCATCTTGTTCTTAAACAATAATCAAAGTTATGCGGTGATTTTGTGCAGTGTGGAAAACAAAGACTTTATAGCCTTTTCCTAAAGGgttgatgtcttttttttccacagctaaTCAATACTTCATTTGTACATCACTACTTACATGGTGAACACGTCCAGCGCCTCCACAGGGCTCCGTACCACCTCGAAGTAGTTCTGCAGAATGGTGACGGTGCCAGACAGAGCCTCGTGTCCGCAGCCGCAGAACAGAGCCACGCCCGCGTACAATAAGATGGTGGCTATGAGGGACGGGTACGGAATCCCACCCAGGCATTTGATGCAGCATTCAAGGCatcctaaacacacacaaaatgataaCAGAAAATGCAACAATAAGTCAGCAAAGACATAATACTTCATTTTTCAAGTAAATGGTGCCATTTACTTTTTTGGAAATGTCCCAATATTTAGACAAAAAATCTCATTAGGGTCCGAGCACAAGGTTGCGTAGGAGACGTggtttcaatatctggcataatatttacaatttactgaacgttaaaacattttaaactgaagaaaaacaagatttgaaatttgaacagtaaagcacatatttaatataacatttgtttgagtctttgtctcagtgtccaaaaacaggccaaaaaaatggaaaccatGTACTGTACTATGTTTCTCCAAAtctctcctctgtggtgacaaagACCCCGATTCTTCCCGCGTcttgcaacagcgcgagtgaaactACCGTAATGGCCACAacacgttggctttgatgtgcaacttctcagctttcagaaactgttttgcgatagcacaaactgtctcgtaattacagtaatgcaaacgTGTCGCCTGCGATGTGCTCGGTGTTACAGCGTTAATGGCCACCTCTGTTTTATATCTGCTATCTCTCTTGGTTACActgccatgtttgttttgtctctacACAGGATGTTGGCATTTTATTCAGAGTCTTAAAAACGCCACGTCGTGATCGCTGACCTTTAACCCTATTCTTCTTTGCCTCGCATCATTAGCCCGGAGGCCCTCAAAGGTGACGAATGACTGATGAGTTTTAACTTCAGTCTGCTGTCGCACAGATTGCTCACAGAGAAGCTCGGTCTGTAAATACCGGTGCATGGATTTATGAGTCTCTCCGTCTTGTGGGTGAGAGAGTCAGTCATTTCTCACAGTAACTGCTACTGAAGTGGGATTTATTTCATGTGCAAGCACAGAACATAACCAGTCTTTATGGGGTCTTGCAGTGCATTGCAGTATATTAACCCCACAgatacgtttttttttgtcttcttctggaTTTCTATTGCTGTAAAAGAcccaaaaaaactaaaccaaacagGAAAACTCCTCCTGATCAATAACATCACAGTCATGGATCTTAACTGAAGTCAATTCCTGATCAAAAAAAGCgattctgtgacacacacaggtttcatGTGTCCGCAATAAAGAAGATGAAAGATTCCAGGAGCTGTTTTCAGCTCCGTCTCTTTCATGGTTATCTCATTGTCTTCGTCTGAGTTACAAAGCAAGAGTCAGAGCAaacatccctcctcctcctcctcctcctccttctcagcTCTTTGCTATTGACTCTGATGTAAACCTGAGTGGAATACCAAGTAGCTGGTCTGCCTGCTGGGCTGTGCAGAGCACTCAAAATGCTCGCTGCAGCTCATACCGTAGTCCAGACTGGCG contains these protein-coding regions:
- the gpm6aa gene encoding glycoprotein M6Aa; this translates as MEEDMDEGQTQKGCLECCIKCLGGIPYPSLIATILLYAGVALFCGCGHEALSGTVTILQNYFEVVRSPVEALDVFTMIDIIKYVIYGIASAFFVYGILLMVEGFFTSGAIKDLYGDFKITTCGRCVSAWFIMLTYIFMLAWLGVTAFTSLPVFIYFNIWNLCQNATMMEGATLCLDPRQYGIIPLAEAKTVCAGSAKFYKMCESNELDMTFHLFICALAGAGAAVIAMIHYLMVLSANWAYVKDACRMQKYEDIKSKEEQELHDIHSTRSKERLNAYT